One endosymbiont 'TC1' of Trimyema compressum genomic window, TTTGCACAACTGTTGGAAATGACTTTCCATTTAAATCAACAGCATCTACATAAAGAGAGTCGCTAACACCTGGTTTTTTGCATTAGGAACATTATTTTTTACTGGATTTGCATTAGGATTAGCTATTTTAATATTATTACCACTTAAAGCAATACCTTCTTTTGTTCTCATTTTTTCAGCTTGAACTGTTACATTGTACCCACTATCCGTTCCCCTATTATCAGTAACAATCATTTGATATGTATCATTTTCGCCTAAGGGAATTATATCAGGATATAA contains:
- a CDS encoding WxL domain-containing protein encodes the protein MMKKKIIIILLLGFVFELGMLGTPLRAGIAGIGETTVNAEFQPDKLTLDSVPKIFSFKPIPLTLYPDIIPLGENDTYQMIVTDNRGTDSGYNVTVQAEKMRTKEGIALSGNNIKIANPNANPVKNNVPNAKNQVLATLFM